One Denticeps clupeoides chromosome 12, fDenClu1.1, whole genome shotgun sequence genomic window carries:
- the inavab gene encoding innate immunity activator b isoform X3, with protein MEVKEEISDTDSGIILHSGPDSPGTVIKDVSTHTRAVKLKLQSLEDRLELCLLELKKLCIREAELTGHLSNDYPLLPGEKRPHVRRRIGAAFKLDEQSLLQKTEDPELRSLEAELALQQQIHVAARRLCQEEHLCKAVRRSRQQQCTRDEKKLKALQEAVFQLRLQHGRSSPHPAIIVQREQGTSDDSSLSDSAVLEEEEMASQSSQPSQEPPPPVSNPPPQSPCQAAERRLPPQSLEGLQPSFNSSFNSSFSSTLSITPEYERTPIQNSPWSESSLDQPYEKPKKSRSSSTKSSSPAVTPTLLPLEACLGNAGMSLQIPSQLALRHTQSSSAPSTPEMHLRRGLSLRIPSSEPQYEQDLERGPSRLPQRRLTELTVPPEYSVLRLNLGNPLCHSSSEDSNSEHSASSYASSPCREVPVELPRHCHSPCTHQYPPHNDLQTPQTYSNFYKNPQHSTSPHFYKGCSDNSRGYPLDADCGRLYISQAPPPSPVSRHEYWYDEIPPYHFRVPKPLPVHVRLSRAPSLREYPHHPSRGLPRHVVSEELKSWHQRNQFQSPRPRSLDRQRQGIVRVRSVANRDSPLSQQYWHQEEASHGRVIQVAVDGKPVKWLTEEDSEIVSQV; from the exons ATGGAGGTAAAAGAGGAGATCAGCGACACGGACAGCGGCATCATTCTGCATTCAG GCCCCGATAGCCCCGGCACGGTCATAAAGGACGTCAGCACCCACACCCGGGCCGTCAAGCTAAAGCTGCAGTCTCTGGAGGACCGTCTGGAACTCTGCCTGCTCGAGCTGAAGAAACTCTGCATCCGAGAGGCT GAACTCACTGGACACCTGTCCAATGACTACCCCCTGCTGCCAGGAGAGAAGCGTCCTCACGTCCGCAGGCGCATTGGAGCCGCTTTCAAACTAGATGAGCAGAGTCTCCTGCAGAAAACAGAG gaCCCTGAGCTGAGATCTCTGGAGGCCGAGCTGGccctgcagcagcagatccATGTTGCAGCACGCCGGCTATGTCAGGAGGAGCACCTATGCAAGGCAGTGAGGAGAAGTCGGCAGCAGCAGTGCACCCGTGACGAAAAGAAACTGAAGGCCCTGCAGGAAGCTGTATTCCAGCTCCGGCTACAGCATGGACGCTCTTCACCACACCCTGCCATTATTGTGCAAAGAG AACAGGGTACGTCTGATGACAGTTCTTTGTCAGATTCAGCTGTTCTGGAAGAAG AGGAGATGGCTAGTCAGTCATCTCAGCCATCGCAGGAGCCCCCTCCCCCTGTTTCCAACCCCCCACCACAGTCTCCCTGCCAAGCTGCTGAGCGTCGCCTCCCCCCACAGTCCCTAGAGGGGCTCCAGCCCAGCTTCAACTCAAGTTTCAACAGCAGCTTCAGCAGTACTTTAAGCATCACTCCGGAGTATGAACGCACTCCCATCCAGAACTCACCCTGGTCTGAATCCAGCCTCGACCAGCCTTATGAGAAACCCAAAAAGTCCCGCTCCAGCAGCACTAAATCCAG CAGTCCAGCAGTAACTCCCACTTTGCTTCCACTGGAAGCTTGTCTGGGCAATGCTGGGATGTCCCTGCAGATACCTTCACAATTAGCACTACGCCACACCCAATCCAGCAGCGCCCCCTCCACCCCTGAAATGCACCTACGCCGTGGCCTTTCCCTCAG AATTCCTAGCAGTGAACCTCAGTATGAACAGGATCTGGAACGTGGTCCTTCCCGTTTACCCCAGAGACGATTGACTGAGTTAACGGTACCCCCAGAATACTCAGTCCTGAGGCTGAACCTGGGTAATCCTCTCTGTCACTCCAGCTCAGAAGATAGCAACTCTGAACACTCGGCCTCGTCCTATGCCAGCTCCCCGTGTCGGGAGGTGCCAGTCGAACTGCCGAGGCATTGCCACTCGCCATGCACACATCAGTACCCTCCCCACAATGACCTCCAAACACCACAAACCTACAGCAACTTCTACAAGAACCCACAGCACTCGACCTCCCCCCATTTCTACAAAGGGTGCTCAGATAACAGCAGGGGTTACCCGTTAGACGCAGATTGTGGAAGACTGTACATCAGCCAGGCTCCACCCCCTTCTCCTGTTTCTCGTCATGAGTACTGGTACGACGAAATACCACCATATCATTTTCGCGTGCCCAAGCCTTTGCCTGTTCATGTTCGGCTCTCCCGGGCTCCCTCGCTGCGGGAGTACCCCCACCATCCCAGTAGGGGCCTTCCTCGCCATGTGGTTTCAGAGGAGCTGAAGTCATGGCACCAGCGGAACCAGTTTCAGAGCCCCCGACCACGCTCTCTGGACCGGCAGAGGCAGGGTATCGTGCGGGTGAGGTCCGTGGCCAACAGGGATTCCCCGCTTTCCCAACAGTACTGGCACCAGGAGGAG GCTTCCCATGGCCGGGTCATTCAGGTGGCAGTGGATGGGAAGCCAGTGAAGTGGTTGACAGAGGAGGACTCTGAGATTGTTAGTCAAGTCTAG
- the gpr25 gene encoding probable G-protein coupled receptor 25, translating into MEGSNLAFDYDYYNISDLNNSFYHDILQEDEIPTNRTLSILYFIIFFTGFSGNIFVILVMCNRRKKSARLVDTFVVNLAVADLVFVLTLPLWAVSTGNNHRWDFGDALCRISSYIISVNRFSNIFFLTCMSMDRYLAIVRLLDSQFLRTSRCVQITCLLVWLVSLVLGVPALIFRSVDGDSMCVDNMNSPFFQNYTVFIILVSFVLPMPVIMFCYGSIVSSMHRHCTTTIGNTRTQARHRHSLKIVFSIITAFLVSWLPFNLFKTIQVITKMSKSNQIMDFLEPGLVMSSCLAFLNSCMNPVIYVLLDKHFRKRAAYLCIMCLGQSKEFEGYNTSTSLSSKNMENHNGSTGTRGRLLSLK; encoded by the coding sequence ATGGAGGGCAGCAACTTGGCTTTCGATTATGACTATTATAACATTTCAGATTTGAACAACTCATTTTATCACGACATATTACAGGAGGATGAGATTCCAACAAATCGCACCCTATCCATCCTCTACTTTATAATCTTCTTCACTGGATTCTCTGGAAACATCTTTGTCATCCTTGTCATGTGCAACAGGCGTAAGAAGAGTGCGCGGCTGGTGGATACGTTCGTGGTGAACTTGGCAGTGGCCGaccttgtgtttgtgttgactCTGCCTCTGTGGGCAGTCTCCACTGGGAACAACCACAGGTGGGACTTTGGAGATGCCCTCTGCAGGATCAGCAGCTACATCATCTCCGTCAACCGCTTCTCCAACATCTTCTTCCTGACCTGCATGAGCATGGACCGCTACCTGGCCATAGTGCGGCTACTGGACTCCCAGTTCCTCCGGACCTCCAGGTGCGTTCAGATCACCTGCTTGTTGGTCTGGCTGGTGTCTCTTGTTTTGGGGGTTCCAGCGCTGATTTTCCGCTCTGTGGATGGTGACTCCATGTGCGTGGACAACATGAACTCTCCCTTCTTCCAGAACTACACTGTGTTCATCATACTGGTGAGCTTTGTGCTCCCTATGCCTGTCATAATGTTCTGTTATGGCTCCATTGTCAGCAGCATGCACCGACATTGCACCACCACCATCGGCAACACACGCACCCAAGCCCGCCACCGCCACTCCCTTAAGATAGTCTTCAGCATCATCACTGCCTTCCTTGTATCTTGGCTGCCTTTCAACTTGTTCAAGACCATCCAGGTGATCACTAAGATGTCTAAGAGCAACCAAATTATGGACTTTCTTGAGCCAGGACTCGTCATGTCCTCCTGCCTTGCCTTTTTGAACAGCTGCATGAACCCAGTCATCTACGTGCTGCTGGACAAGCACTTCAGAAAGCGTGCAGCGTACCTGTGCATAATGTGCCTGGGCCAGAGCAAGGAGTTCGAGGGCTACAACACCAGCACCTCCCTCTCCTCTAAGAACATGGAAAACCATAATGGCTCCACTGGCACCCGAGGTCGCCTGCTGTCCCTTAAATAG
- the otud5b gene encoding OTU domain-containing protein 5b produces the protein MTILPKKKPSSAVGITDHPDDPDRRSSSDPHQLGGRTGSRTRASPPPWPYQAAPHTSRDDRRIEATSRSQQASPQPVVAGSPAGPCEGSANAAVSCVVGNRGELPCGAGVGSCCPGPGLSKRRRQTVCCSGMAGGGGGVPVAETEEGAGGNNSEDEYENAARQLIDDPATVEQQEEWFEKALGEKKGFVIKKMKEDGACLFRAVADQVYGDQDMHDVVRKHCMDYLVKNADYFSSYVTEDFTTYINRKRKNNCHGNHIEMQAMAEMYNRPVEVYQYSTEPINTFHGIHQNNDEPIRVSYHRNIHYNSVVNPNKATIGVGLGLPSFKPGYADQSLMKHAIKTSEESWIEQQMLEDKKRATDWEATNEAIEEQVARESYLQWLQDQEKQGRQPRKATATCSSATAASSSCFEDWSCRSPRQRSSAPSPEHPGPAHSEAPSKPASPAGATLTIPKPPSPCAPGPSSQSYMGQDRPASSSRWTLDYRAIMQEMSPTAFGVSDWEDDEILASVLAVSQQEYLDSMKKNAMHRETSPDSS, from the exons ATGACTATTCTTCCGAAGAAGAAGCCGAGTTCCGCCGTCGGGATAACGGATCATCCTGACGACCCTGACCGGAGGAGCAGCTCCGATCCTCACCAGCTCGGTGGGAGAACAGGGTCTAGAACACGGGCGTCCCCGCCGCCCTGGCCTTACCAGGCCGCGCCGCACACGTCCAGGGACGATCGGCGAATCGAGGCGACCTCCCGCTCGCAGCAGGCCTCCCCGCAGCCCGTGGTCGCGGGTTCGCCGGCGGGTCCGTGCGAGGGCAGCGCGAACGCCGCCGTGTCCTGCGTGGTGGGCAACCGCGGGGAGCTGCCATGCGGAGCCGGCGTCGGGAGCTGCTGCCCGGGGCCGGGCCTCAGCAAGCGGCGGCGACAGACGGTGTGCTGCAGCGGCATGGCAGGTGGCGGCGGAGGGGTCCCTGTCGCCGAGACCGAAGAAGGGGCGGGCGGCAACAACAGCGAGGACGAGTACGAGAACGCGGCACGACAGCTGATCGATGACCCGGCCACGGTCGAGCAG CAGGAGGAGTGGTTTGAGAAAGCTCTGGGGGAGAAGAAAGGATTTGTCATCAAGAAGATGAAAGAGGATGGAGCTTGCCTCTTCAGAGCTGTTG CTGACCAAGTGTATGGGGACCAAGACATGCACGATGTGGTACGAAAGCACTGTATGGATTACTTG GTAAAAAATGCGGATTACTTTTCCAGTTATGTGACTGAAGACTTCACCACGTACATCAATAGAAAGAGGAAGAATAATTGCCACGGGAACCACATTGAAATGCAGGCCATGGCAGAAATGTACAACAGACCAGTTGAGGTCTACCAGTATAGCACAG AGCCAATCAACACGTTCCATGGAATTCATCAGAACAACGATGAACCAATCAGAGTTAGCTACCACCGCAACATCCACTACAACTCTGTGGTGAATCCCAACAAAGCCACCATTGGCGTGGGCCTTGGTCTTCCCTCTTTCAAGCCAGGA TATGCTGATCAGTCTCTGATGAAGCATGCCATCAAAACCTCTGAAGAGTCATGGATtgagcagcagatgctggaggaTAAGAAAAGGGCGACGGACTGGGAAGCCACTAATGAGGCCATAGAGGAGCAGGTGGCCCGGGAGTCCTACCTTCAGTGGCTCCAGGACCAGGAGAAACAAGGGCGACAg CCACGTAAAGCCACTGCTACCTGCAGCTCTGCCACTGCAGCATCTTCCAGCTGCTTTGAGGATTGGAGCTGCCGCTCTCCCCGCCAGCGCAGCTCAGCGCCGTCTCCAGAGCATCCAGGCCCAGCACACTCCGAAGCCCCCTCCAAACCCGCCTCTCCAGCCGGAGCCACACTAACAATCCCCAAACCTCCCTCACCATGTGCTCCAG GCCCCAGTAGCCAGTCTTACATGGGCCAGGATCGGCCTGCTTCTTCCTCGCGCTGGACGCTGGACTACCGTGCCATCATGCAGGAAATGTCACCCACTGCCTTTG gTGTGTCAGACTGGGAGGATGATGAAATCTTGGCCTCTGTACTGGCAGTTTCACAACAGGAATACCTCGACAGCATGAAGAAAAATGCAATGCACAGAGAGACCTCCCCAGACAGCAGTTGA
- the inavab gene encoding innate immunity activator b isoform X1: protein MGSPLVRRINKDRLIYLLVAESRCWGGSSARRCPASWPRPPYAPPSLPPTPTHSVWLRCGFKKKKKKLTESAAEIFLWLRPEGRGPRDVSPPSLGTLIPSKWNCKSYKFLSLATKNVTLPSSMEVKEEISDTDSGIILHSGPDSPGTVIKDVSTHTRAVKLKLQSLEDRLELCLLELKKLCIREAELTGHLSNDYPLLPGEKRPHVRRRIGAAFKLDEQSLLQKTEDPELRSLEAELALQQQIHVAARRLCQEEHLCKAVRRSRQQQCTRDEKKLKALQEAVFQLRLQHGRSSPHPAIIVQREQGTSDDSSLSDSAVLEEEEMASQSSQPSQEPPPPVSNPPPQSPCQAAERRLPPQSLEGLQPSFNSSFNSSFSSTLSITPEYERTPIQNSPWSESSLDQPYEKPKKSRSSSTKSSSPAVTPTLLPLEACLGNAGMSLQIPSQLALRHTQSSSAPSTPEMHLRRGLSLRIPSSEPQYEQDLERGPSRLPQRRLTELTVPPEYSVLRLNLGNPLCHSSSEDSNSEHSASSYASSPCREVPVELPRHCHSPCTHQYPPHNDLQTPQTYSNFYKNPQHSTSPHFYKGCSDNSRGYPLDADCGRLYISQAPPPSPVSRHEYWYDEIPPYHFRVPKPLPVHVRLSRAPSLREYPHHPSRGLPRHVVSEELKSWHQRNQFQSPRPRSLDRQRQGIVRVRSVANRDSPLSQQYWHQEEASHGRVIQVAVDGKPVKWLTEEDSEIVSQV, encoded by the exons atGGGTTCCCCCTTGGTTCGCCGTATAAATAAAGATCGATTGATTTATCTGCTTGTTGCAGAATCCCGGTGCTGGGGCGGGAGTAGCGCGCGCAGGTGTCCTGCgtcgtggccacgccccccctacgccccgccctctctccctcccacacccacccactccgTGTGGCTGCGctgtgggtttaaaaaaaaaaaaaaaaaactcactgagAGCGCAGCTGAGATTTTTCTCTGGTTGCGGCCAGAAGGACGTGGACCCCGAGACGTTTCTCCTCCAAGCTTAGGGACTCTTATTCCGAGTAAAT GGAATTGTAAAAGTTACAAATTCTTGTCACTTGCCACGAAGAACGTCACTTTGCCCAGCAGCATGGAGGTAAAAGAGGAGATCAGCGACACGGACAGCGGCATCATTCTGCATTCAG GCCCCGATAGCCCCGGCACGGTCATAAAGGACGTCAGCACCCACACCCGGGCCGTCAAGCTAAAGCTGCAGTCTCTGGAGGACCGTCTGGAACTCTGCCTGCTCGAGCTGAAGAAACTCTGCATCCGAGAGGCT GAACTCACTGGACACCTGTCCAATGACTACCCCCTGCTGCCAGGAGAGAAGCGTCCTCACGTCCGCAGGCGCATTGGAGCCGCTTTCAAACTAGATGAGCAGAGTCTCCTGCAGAAAACAGAG gaCCCTGAGCTGAGATCTCTGGAGGCCGAGCTGGccctgcagcagcagatccATGTTGCAGCACGCCGGCTATGTCAGGAGGAGCACCTATGCAAGGCAGTGAGGAGAAGTCGGCAGCAGCAGTGCACCCGTGACGAAAAGAAACTGAAGGCCCTGCAGGAAGCTGTATTCCAGCTCCGGCTACAGCATGGACGCTCTTCACCACACCCTGCCATTATTGTGCAAAGAG AACAGGGTACGTCTGATGACAGTTCTTTGTCAGATTCAGCTGTTCTGGAAGAAG AGGAGATGGCTAGTCAGTCATCTCAGCCATCGCAGGAGCCCCCTCCCCCTGTTTCCAACCCCCCACCACAGTCTCCCTGCCAAGCTGCTGAGCGTCGCCTCCCCCCACAGTCCCTAGAGGGGCTCCAGCCCAGCTTCAACTCAAGTTTCAACAGCAGCTTCAGCAGTACTTTAAGCATCACTCCGGAGTATGAACGCACTCCCATCCAGAACTCACCCTGGTCTGAATCCAGCCTCGACCAGCCTTATGAGAAACCCAAAAAGTCCCGCTCCAGCAGCACTAAATCCAG CAGTCCAGCAGTAACTCCCACTTTGCTTCCACTGGAAGCTTGTCTGGGCAATGCTGGGATGTCCCTGCAGATACCTTCACAATTAGCACTACGCCACACCCAATCCAGCAGCGCCCCCTCCACCCCTGAAATGCACCTACGCCGTGGCCTTTCCCTCAG AATTCCTAGCAGTGAACCTCAGTATGAACAGGATCTGGAACGTGGTCCTTCCCGTTTACCCCAGAGACGATTGACTGAGTTAACGGTACCCCCAGAATACTCAGTCCTGAGGCTGAACCTGGGTAATCCTCTCTGTCACTCCAGCTCAGAAGATAGCAACTCTGAACACTCGGCCTCGTCCTATGCCAGCTCCCCGTGTCGGGAGGTGCCAGTCGAACTGCCGAGGCATTGCCACTCGCCATGCACACATCAGTACCCTCCCCACAATGACCTCCAAACACCACAAACCTACAGCAACTTCTACAAGAACCCACAGCACTCGACCTCCCCCCATTTCTACAAAGGGTGCTCAGATAACAGCAGGGGTTACCCGTTAGACGCAGATTGTGGAAGACTGTACATCAGCCAGGCTCCACCCCCTTCTCCTGTTTCTCGTCATGAGTACTGGTACGACGAAATACCACCATATCATTTTCGCGTGCCCAAGCCTTTGCCTGTTCATGTTCGGCTCTCCCGGGCTCCCTCGCTGCGGGAGTACCCCCACCATCCCAGTAGGGGCCTTCCTCGCCATGTGGTTTCAGAGGAGCTGAAGTCATGGCACCAGCGGAACCAGTTTCAGAGCCCCCGACCACGCTCTCTGGACCGGCAGAGGCAGGGTATCGTGCGGGTGAGGTCCGTGGCCAACAGGGATTCCCCGCTTTCCCAACAGTACTGGCACCAGGAGGAG GCTTCCCATGGCCGGGTCATTCAGGTGGCAGTGGATGGGAAGCCAGTGAAGTGGTTGACAGAGGAGGACTCTGAGATTGTTAGTCAAGTCTAG
- the inavab gene encoding innate immunity activator b isoform X2: MGSPLVRRINKDRLIYLLVAESRCWGGSSARRCPASWPRPPYAPPSLPPTPTHSVWLRCGFKKKKKKLTESAAEIFLWLRPEGRGPRDVSPPSLGTLIPSKWNCKSYKFLSLATKNVTLPSSMEVKEEISDTDSGIILHSGPDSPGTVIKDVSTHTRAVKLKLQSLEDRLELCLLELKKLCIREAELTGHLSNDYPLLPGEKRPHVRRRIGAAFKLDEQSLLQKTEDPELRSLEAELALQQQIHVAARRLCQEEHLCKAVRRSRQQQCTRDEKKLKALQEAVFQLRLQHGRSSPHPAIIVQREQGTSDDSSLSDSAVLEEEEMASQSSQPSQEPPPPVSNPPPQSPCQAAERRLPPQSLEGLQPSFNSSFNSSFSSTLSITPEYERTPIQNSPWSESSLDQPYEKPKKSRSSSTKSSPAVTPTLLPLEACLGNAGMSLQIPSQLALRHTQSSSAPSTPEMHLRRGLSLRIPSSEPQYEQDLERGPSRLPQRRLTELTVPPEYSVLRLNLGNPLCHSSSEDSNSEHSASSYASSPCREVPVELPRHCHSPCTHQYPPHNDLQTPQTYSNFYKNPQHSTSPHFYKGCSDNSRGYPLDADCGRLYISQAPPPSPVSRHEYWYDEIPPYHFRVPKPLPVHVRLSRAPSLREYPHHPSRGLPRHVVSEELKSWHQRNQFQSPRPRSLDRQRQGIVRVRSVANRDSPLSQQYWHQEEASHGRVIQVAVDGKPVKWLTEEDSEIVSQV; this comes from the exons atGGGTTCCCCCTTGGTTCGCCGTATAAATAAAGATCGATTGATTTATCTGCTTGTTGCAGAATCCCGGTGCTGGGGCGGGAGTAGCGCGCGCAGGTGTCCTGCgtcgtggccacgccccccctacgccccgccctctctccctcccacacccacccactccgTGTGGCTGCGctgtgggtttaaaaaaaaaaaaaaaaaactcactgagAGCGCAGCTGAGATTTTTCTCTGGTTGCGGCCAGAAGGACGTGGACCCCGAGACGTTTCTCCTCCAAGCTTAGGGACTCTTATTCCGAGTAAAT GGAATTGTAAAAGTTACAAATTCTTGTCACTTGCCACGAAGAACGTCACTTTGCCCAGCAGCATGGAGGTAAAAGAGGAGATCAGCGACACGGACAGCGGCATCATTCTGCATTCAG GCCCCGATAGCCCCGGCACGGTCATAAAGGACGTCAGCACCCACACCCGGGCCGTCAAGCTAAAGCTGCAGTCTCTGGAGGACCGTCTGGAACTCTGCCTGCTCGAGCTGAAGAAACTCTGCATCCGAGAGGCT GAACTCACTGGACACCTGTCCAATGACTACCCCCTGCTGCCAGGAGAGAAGCGTCCTCACGTCCGCAGGCGCATTGGAGCCGCTTTCAAACTAGATGAGCAGAGTCTCCTGCAGAAAACAGAG gaCCCTGAGCTGAGATCTCTGGAGGCCGAGCTGGccctgcagcagcagatccATGTTGCAGCACGCCGGCTATGTCAGGAGGAGCACCTATGCAAGGCAGTGAGGAGAAGTCGGCAGCAGCAGTGCACCCGTGACGAAAAGAAACTGAAGGCCCTGCAGGAAGCTGTATTCCAGCTCCGGCTACAGCATGGACGCTCTTCACCACACCCTGCCATTATTGTGCAAAGAG AACAGGGTACGTCTGATGACAGTTCTTTGTCAGATTCAGCTGTTCTGGAAGAAG AGGAGATGGCTAGTCAGTCATCTCAGCCATCGCAGGAGCCCCCTCCCCCTGTTTCCAACCCCCCACCACAGTCTCCCTGCCAAGCTGCTGAGCGTCGCCTCCCCCCACAGTCCCTAGAGGGGCTCCAGCCCAGCTTCAACTCAAGTTTCAACAGCAGCTTCAGCAGTACTTTAAGCATCACTCCGGAGTATGAACGCACTCCCATCCAGAACTCACCCTGGTCTGAATCCAGCCTCGACCAGCCTTATGAGAAACCCAAAAAGTCCCGCTCCAGCAGCACTAAATCCAG TCCAGCAGTAACTCCCACTTTGCTTCCACTGGAAGCTTGTCTGGGCAATGCTGGGATGTCCCTGCAGATACCTTCACAATTAGCACTACGCCACACCCAATCCAGCAGCGCCCCCTCCACCCCTGAAATGCACCTACGCCGTGGCCTTTCCCTCAG AATTCCTAGCAGTGAACCTCAGTATGAACAGGATCTGGAACGTGGTCCTTCCCGTTTACCCCAGAGACGATTGACTGAGTTAACGGTACCCCCAGAATACTCAGTCCTGAGGCTGAACCTGGGTAATCCTCTCTGTCACTCCAGCTCAGAAGATAGCAACTCTGAACACTCGGCCTCGTCCTATGCCAGCTCCCCGTGTCGGGAGGTGCCAGTCGAACTGCCGAGGCATTGCCACTCGCCATGCACACATCAGTACCCTCCCCACAATGACCTCCAAACACCACAAACCTACAGCAACTTCTACAAGAACCCACAGCACTCGACCTCCCCCCATTTCTACAAAGGGTGCTCAGATAACAGCAGGGGTTACCCGTTAGACGCAGATTGTGGAAGACTGTACATCAGCCAGGCTCCACCCCCTTCTCCTGTTTCTCGTCATGAGTACTGGTACGACGAAATACCACCATATCATTTTCGCGTGCCCAAGCCTTTGCCTGTTCATGTTCGGCTCTCCCGGGCTCCCTCGCTGCGGGAGTACCCCCACCATCCCAGTAGGGGCCTTCCTCGCCATGTGGTTTCAGAGGAGCTGAAGTCATGGCACCAGCGGAACCAGTTTCAGAGCCCCCGACCACGCTCTCTGGACCGGCAGAGGCAGGGTATCGTGCGGGTGAGGTCCGTGGCCAACAGGGATTCCCCGCTTTCCCAACAGTACTGGCACCAGGAGGAG GCTTCCCATGGCCGGGTCATTCAGGTGGCAGTGGATGGGAAGCCAGTGAAGTGGTTGACAGAGGAGGACTCTGAGATTGTTAGTCAAGTCTAG